Below is a genomic region from Estrella lausannensis.
AATATGTCCGGTCCACTGTTTGCGGGGCAGCAAGAGAGCCGTCCCTATACCAGTTTGAATATCATCACCGTCGCCTTGCGCGGGGCTCTGGCCCCGGCGATCGGCGCTTATCTATTGGGTGTGTTTGGAAGCTTTTGGGTCCAGGCGATCGGGGCCGTTGTGTTCATGCTTGCCTCTCTTGCCTTTTCGCTTTTGGTTAAGGAAAGTCCAGCGCGTCAGTCCGTTTGATTGTGCATCATTCTTTGCCCATCAAAGCACAAATGTAGCGAGTTCATTCAATGAAAAAAATCCCACCCAAAAAAATTGCTGTCATTGGTCTTCCTGGGAGCGGAAAATCTACATTTGCCTCCAATCTAGGTAGAATTTTAGAGATTCCCGTTCACCATCTAGATAGGCATATGTTTGAGCCGGATGGAAAAAAGAAAGATAAACGGGAATTTATAGAGATTCAGCAAGCCATTCTGAGCGAAGAGGCTTGGATAGTTGAAGGGTGTTCTTTTTCGACTTTCGAAATGAGGTTTGCTAAGGCAGAGGTTCTGATCTATACCGAAACAACCTGAAGAATTGGAAATTTGGCCAGGAGGGCCTTAAGAATTTTTGTCCGGAGCGAGCGACCATTGCCGAGAGGCAAGGCGCGAGTGAGAACGAAAATTCTTAATTAAGCCCGACGCAGCCAAAGACCAATTCTTCAAGTTGTTTCGGTATATTTCCATTTTTCCCGTATCGTCTGTTTTTTGAGACTTTTCAAAAGAGTATTTAATTACACAAAAGACTTCGGTAGCTTGAGATCTGTTACTTGGGGGATTTTGAAATATACCTGGAACTTTGACAAGGATAAGAGAGCGCGGATTGATGAGCTTAGACAAAAATACCCGCACACCCAGTTTCTTATTTTCAAAAATCAAAAAGAGGCCGATTCCTATCTGAAATTTTGTGGCAAGGCCTGAATTTGCACTAATTCTTTAAAACCTACGCGATTTCTATGGTTGGGCAGATTTTGAAGAATTAAAAGACGCTTATCTAGTGAATAACCCAGTATTCAATCGTAACCAATTGTTGATTTTAGCAATAACATCAGCGATCTTTTCGGGGAGGGGTGCTAAATTTCCCGTACGTAAATTTCTCAAGTATTCATTCCAAAAAATCTGTAATCGGCTCAATTCATCCGCGTCATGAGTAATTGGCAGAGCAAGCTGTGTCTCTCGATGTTCAAATACCGTACGGATAATCTCTTCAACATGACCAAGGGATGGCTGTGAGGATATCATGGAGTAAAGGTCGTGAAAGTCTTTCATACGGCTATTGAATGATCCACGATGTATGATTGTCTCTAACTTTTCTGCAAAAATAAATTCTTTGGGATAGCAGGAGAGCGTAATATTTCCTTCGAAAAGGCTGCCTTTGGAGGATTTTGTAAGCGGAATCGAGTATTCAATAGAATCGACAATATCACCAAAACCAATATCAATTGCGACTTTAAACCTTGTCTTTCCAAAATAAGCCATCATCGATACCTCCACTCCTGGATATCCCATATGTGGATGGGTAAGTTCGCTAACTTTAATTTCTTGAAATAGAAAGCCATCTTGTAAATTAATGTTTGCGATTTTCTCAAAAACAAGTTTTAAACTGTTGAGCTCATTACTTATCTTCTTTGCAAGAAAATCTAAATCTGTCGTTTCCCTTCCGATTTCTATATATTTTGATAGGAGAATGCCGCCTTTCAAGATAAAATGTTTGCGGTACTCTGATTTAGCCAGGCGTGCGAGAAAACGCTCTAGCGTCAGAGTTTGCCAAAGTTCTGCCGGATCGCGCTTTTTTTCTTTTGCGACTGCGCGTAGCTTAGCTTTAAAAGATTTTTCCAAGTCTGATGTCATGTTGTACAGGATAAAATATAAGGGGTGATGTTGACGCGTAATGTCTTTGCGTATGCGCCTAATTTCTTGGGGTCAGGCTTGTAGTATGTACTTTGGAAATATCTTTGAATAGCTTTAATAGCAATTTCCTTGCTTAAGTAGCGAAAAGCATCAATGACACAACGCTCTCGATCAAAAATTTTTACCTTATATTCACCAAAAGAAATTTCGGTTTTTCCGAGGGAGATGTTACGCATCCTGATGATTTTTGTATTTGGCCTTTTAGGAGCATAAGATTTGTGCGGAATAGCAATCCAGATTTCTCGCATCACCTGATCTGTTAATTCATAATAGCAAAGAGCAGAAATCAAGCAGATGACTCCTTCCGGCATACTCGCTGCTATTAGTCCCAGATTTTCCCATTGAAAGTCGACTTCGGGTTCATATTCACTAAAGCGATATGTCCCTGGGTAAATTCTTTCCAAAGTACCTTTTTTGACTAAATAAGCGATCGCATGTCTTGGCACGTTCCGATCCGCAGCTTGCTGAGCTGTGAAGAAAGGGACATGCTGAAAGGGTTCTAATTGCTTTTTATATTTTGAATGTCTCATACCCTGATTCTACAAAATCTACCCAGTTAAGTCAAGTGGGTAGATTTTGTATATTTCTTCCTTTAGCCTTTCATCCACAACTTTCGAATATCCCTTGCGGCAAAGAGCTTGTTTTTTCAGGGCTACTGGAATAGCTTTCTGATCAGCTTCTTCGTTCCTTTCTCTATTTCCGCGGCCGGATTGATCATCTTTTGCTTGCCATCAGATCCGTTTTGAATCGACTCTCGTGGCTCCGACTCAGTCAAGGTATCTGACCAAGGGAGGGGATTTGTCGTGGGAGGAGGAGCATCCGGCTCCATGAGCCCGCCACTGGCCAGATCGATGAATGTACCCAGGATAAGACCTTCCGGCCCTTGCTTGGAGGCAACGAGGGAAGAAATTTTTGCCGCGGCTTTGGTTTTATCAATTTTGGGATTTGACAGAGGGCCCTTGAAAGGAATCTGCAGCATAAACTCCTTTTTAAGTCCCAGGATGCCAAGAGCGCGGGTGATCGTATCGGCCGCAACGCCAATAATCATGTCGACCCTTTCATTGGCAAGATCCACCGACCCCCAGCTTGCCAAGTGGTAGGTATCTGAGAGAAGCATATCAGCTCTTCTCAGCTTGAGCTTGCCGTCTTTCATCGAAAAATAGAGGGGAGTGAGCCATATCGACTCATAGTCTTTTTGCGGCCCTTTAAGCATGCCGATCAACGAGCTGAGCTCCGGTGAGTTGCGGAATATCATCTTCCCTGTCTCTAAACTGGCATCTTTCACTTGGATCTCGTTGACGTCGAAGGTCAACAGGGGAAAGGAAAAGCCTTCGTTGTGTATGGTGAACTTGAGCGGCGCGCTGGAGGACTCAAGCCCTTTTAGAAAAGGGGCGATATCGCTCAAGACGTGTTTTCCAAGCAGTGGCGTGGCTTTGACTGTCGCTAAGAGAGGCTCTTTGAGCATTAGACGACCTTCTCGTAGGTAGCCATTCAGTTTCATGCTGCCGTTGATCCCTTGCACCGCTCCGAAAACAGGTCCTTCCTGTTTCTTGATTTGAAGCCTGATGTCAGCTTCGATCTGGTCGCCGAGTAGCGCCTCCAATTTTGTCGGCACGGCAGGGTAGGGGCAAAAGAGTTCGCAGAGGGAGGCTGTCTTAAAGGATTTTGCCATCAGGGACGCATCTAAGGTAAGGCCCTCTTTGTTAAATGCTCCGCCTTCAGTGAGAGCTTCCGTGATAAAGCCCTTTAAAAGAAGGGAACCGGTGGACTCTTCGGCTTCGGCCGGGGTGGCTCTCAGAGTGAATTTCAGCGTCCTGCTCACATCTTCGGTCTCCAATTCGGCTGAAATCTTCTTTAAATGAACTGCTTGTTTACGCTTTAGATCACTGAAGCTGAGGCGTTCGATATCAAGATTTGCTTTGAACGCGGCTCTGGCAAGCAGATTCCATGGGGGAGTCGATGGCTCGAACCCGGGGAGAGCGACCGATGAAAGGGTCATTGTCATCGAGGGAGTGTCTGCCAGTCTGATGTTGGTTTTCTCATCATTTTTGAAGAACGTTGACATCAGCTCCAGCCGGCGCTGGGTTAATCCCATCTGGATTTTGAGGGCTGTTTTATCCTTGACCGGGGCCAGCTGAGTGTCTGTCTGGATAAAAAGTTGCCCTGAAAGATCGTCGGCCTGGAGTGTTGCTGTGATATCGAGGATATCTTGATAGACGGTCTCGACATCAAGAGAGAAGACCGGCCCTAAAAGTCCAGGAAGATCCCCGGGAGCTGCAATTGAGAGAATCTCTGTCGGAAAGTCAAGCAGCTGCAGTCGCGTTTTGACTGAGACTCCGTCCCTGTTTCCTGCAAGCGCTCCTGCCCAGTTTTTCACGGCAATTTTAGCAGCGACAGAGCCCTCTTTATTCAATTTGGGGATGTAGGATTTCATCGACGGTGTTAAACGGATTTTGCTCTCCTTTCCCAAGAGCTCAAGGGGGATGTTGATCTCCTTGAGGATAATCTCATTGCCTCTCGAGAAAAAGTTCATCTGATCCGCGCGGATGCTGCCGGAGAGATCACTCGTGGCCAGCTCTTTTAAATCGATTGCCTCAGCGACTGGAGTTAAAGTCGCCGTGAAAGTGGCTTTCTTCTTCAGGTTAAAGCTGCCATTTTTAGAAAACTCGAAAGAGGAGAGTGCTTCAGGCGTCACGCCGATTGTTAAGGTTGCCGGTGTGATAAGTTTGATTTTGCCATCGGCAAAAGAGAAAAGGGAGTGCAGGTCAAGATTATCAGACGCAGCGTGTAGGTTCACTTCGCTCAGTGAAATCGGCTGTTTTTTGGAGAGAATGACTTTTCCCTTAGCGGAAGCTTTGATGGGTTCGTTTATCAGGGCTCTATAGGGAGCTTGCAAATTAGCTTTCAGGGTCGTCTCGATATCGAAGGCTATTTGAGAGCGACTCTTTCCCTCGAGCGATAGGGAGGCGTCCGCTACCGTAATGCTCTCTTGATTTGCTGTGATGGTGAGAGGCCCCCGAAAGTCGCCCCGGAATTTAAAAGTCGTTTCCGCAAGAGCGTCCAGAGCCTGCCCTGTTTGTAAGGCCTTCCTGGGAAGGCGCACATTCTCAAGCACACCCTCTGCTTGGAGGTCGCCACCGGTCATGGTGACAGCCTGAGGAAAAAAAGCAGTAACGGCTTCTTTGGAAATATGGCTTTTAATCTTGGCTGGTTTCTGCAAGGAGATCTCATCACCGATAGCGAATGTCAACTGAGTGGCTTCGAGGGTGTTTGAGTGAATGGAAAGAGAAAGTTCTCCGATGGACTCGTTATAGGTTAAAGAAGCTTCGACATCGGCCTTGTCCCCTCTAAACAAGGACTCCTTCGAGTTGATGAGAAGACTTGCAATATCAAGAGGAATGCCGTCTCCCTTCAGGCTAAATTGCAGGTTCTCAAATCCCGCGATCCCTTTTTTGTTGGCAAGGGGAGTGGCGATAGCTTCGGCGGCAATTTTTGTTTCCCCGAAACCGGTGCTTAACTGAGTGAGTGCTTCTGCCCTGATTTTTCCTTCGGCAAGGTGGATCTTCTGCGCAAAATTTCTAAGTTGAATAGGTTGGGGGGAATTTTTGACGTAGAGATCCGTGGGCTTAATTTCTAAGAGCAGGTCGATAAGCGCTAAGTTTACTACCTCTGGAAGCCCCTTTTTCAACGGAAGACGCATTTGCTGAAGGGTTGTCTTAATCTCTGCGGAGCTGCCCAGTGTTAGCAGGGGTTCTGTTCCTCCTTGACGAAACGCTTCGAGTACCAGTGCCGGCGTCGCTTTGATTGTAAGGATGCCGCTTCCCTCCAGAGTTTGTCCCGATGGGTCGACGGCAAAGTCCAT
It encodes:
- a CDS encoding nucleotidyl transferase AbiEii/AbiGii toxin family protein gives rise to the protein MTSDLEKSFKAKLRAVAKEKKRDPAELWQTLTLERFLARLAKSEYRKHFILKGGILLSKYIEIGRETTDLDFLAKKISNELNSLKLVFEKIANINLQDGFLFQEIKVSELTHPHMGYPGVEVSMMAYFGKTRFKVAIDIGFGDIVDSIEYSIPLTKSSKGSLFEGNITLSCYPKEFIFAEKLETIIHRGSFNSRMKDFHDLYSMISSQPSLGHVEEIIRTVFEHRETQLALPITHDADELSRLQIFWNEYLRNLRTGNLAPLPEKIADVIAKINNWLRLNTGLFTR
- a CDS encoding type IV toxin-antitoxin system AbiEi family antitoxin domain-containing protein, producing the protein MRHSKYKKQLEPFQHVPFFTAQQAADRNVPRHAIAYLVKKGTLERIYPGTYRFSEYEPEVDFQWENLGLIAASMPEGVICLISALCYYELTDQVMREIWIAIPHKSYAPKRPNTKIIRMRNISLGKTEISFGEYKVKIFDRERCVIDAFRYLSKEIAIKAIQRYFQSTYYKPDPKKLGAYAKTLRVNITPYILSCTT